In a genomic window of Nodosilinea sp. PGN35:
- a CDS encoding serine/threonine-protein kinase, giving the protein MTTFCTNPACPQPNNGDRARVCTACGGPLPVADRYCCQQLLGQGGFGRTYLALDERGQPPAVCVVKQMTWAGGDERGERRDRFHREADRLATLGQHPQIPALLDVIDGAQGQFLVQEYIPGPNLDQLMQKASESGGEALVQRVLYELLPVLAYIHGHRVIHRDIKPANIVAPPAPQPLVLVDFGSAKAVSGAEPLKQTATVIGSAGYAAPEQALGKAVFASDIFSLGVTCLHLLTGLHPFDLYSVSDDAWVWQSYLTSAISPALARVLDRMVNRRLPERYGTAQAVLADLRWSGLVLGDRPAFPTPAQAQSSGQPRGAAPVWEQRFALSLPGIVANGLAISPNGRAIATACADGTVRLWDCTNGAAIHTFRRSLGLLGPGHRGVVNAVVFTPAGDAIVSGGEDSQLIRWSLETYTGQQLPVSGWQISALAWAPPGDTLAVGSGDGRIYLWPLDQSAEQKSSPKTLVHHQDRVTALAVNGRDNLLVSGGRDRTLRLWSLPSGRLSRTLSAPAAAITALACHPHDGSIVSGDQRGHVQVWRSENPEVGLVIHRAPSPVTALAISPSGDWLAIGAEDGQLTLMNLQGLGFTAALRHAWSVRAIAFTPDSRMLVSTSADETIRFWCLAATAAPREFQKTDGR; this is encoded by the coding sequence TTGACTACCTTTTGCACCAACCCTGCCTGTCCGCAGCCTAACAATGGGGATCGGGCGCGGGTCTGCACCGCCTGCGGCGGGCCTCTACCAGTAGCCGATCGCTATTGCTGTCAGCAGCTGCTGGGCCAGGGCGGGTTTGGGCGCACCTACCTGGCGCTGGATGAGAGAGGCCAGCCCCCAGCGGTCTGCGTGGTCAAGCAGATGACCTGGGCCGGGGGAGACGAGCGCGGAGAACGGCGCGATCGCTTTCACCGCGAGGCCGATCGCCTGGCGACTCTGGGCCAGCATCCCCAAATTCCGGCCCTGCTGGATGTAATCGACGGTGCCCAGGGGCAGTTTTTAGTGCAGGAGTACATCCCCGGCCCCAACCTCGACCAGCTGATGCAGAAAGCCTCTGAGTCCGGCGGCGAGGCGCTGGTGCAGCGGGTGCTCTACGAGCTGCTGCCGGTGCTGGCCTATATTCACGGTCACCGCGTTATTCACCGCGACATCAAGCCCGCCAATATCGTTGCGCCCCCGGCCCCCCAGCCCCTGGTGCTGGTAGATTTTGGCTCGGCCAAGGCGGTTTCAGGTGCCGAACCCCTGAAGCAGACCGCCACGGTGATTGGCAGCGCTGGCTACGCGGCCCCAGAGCAGGCCCTGGGCAAGGCGGTTTTTGCCAGCGATATCTTTAGCCTGGGGGTGACCTGCCTGCACCTGCTCACCGGGCTGCACCCCTTTGACCTCTACTCCGTCAGCGACGACGCCTGGGTGTGGCAATCTTACCTGACTTCAGCGATTAGCCCAGCCCTGGCGCGAGTGCTCGATCGCATGGTCAACCGGCGTCTACCCGAGCGCTACGGTACAGCCCAGGCGGTGCTGGCCGACCTGCGCTGGAGCGGTCTGGTACTGGGCGATCGCCCAGCATTCCCGACCCCGGCCCAGGCCCAGTCCTCGGGCCAGCCTCGGGGGGCAGCCCCGGTGTGGGAGCAGCGGTTTGCCCTAAGTCTGCCGGGGATAGTGGCCAACGGGCTGGCCATCAGCCCCAATGGGCGGGCGATCGCCACCGCCTGCGCCGACGGCACCGTGCGCCTGTGGGACTGCACCAACGGCGCAGCCATCCACACCTTCCGCCGCTCGCTGGGGCTGCTGGGGCCGGGGCATCGCGGGGTGGTCAACGCGGTGGTGTTTACCCCTGCGGGGGATGCCATCGTTAGCGGCGGGGAAGACAGTCAGCTAATTCGCTGGAGTTTAGAGACTTACACCGGCCAGCAGCTGCCGGTCTCGGGCTGGCAAATTTCTGCCCTGGCCTGGGCACCGCCGGGGGACACCCTGGCGGTGGGCAGCGGCGACGGACGCATTTATCTGTGGCCCCTCGACCAGTCTGCGGAGCAGAAAAGCTCCCCCAAAACTCTGGTGCATCACCAAGACCGGGTGACGGCCCTCGCGGTGAATGGCAGGGACAATTTGCTGGTGAGCGGCGGGCGCGATCGCACCCTGCGCCTCTGGTCACTGCCCTCGGGCCGCCTGAGCCGCACCTTGAGCGCCCCGGCGGCGGCCATTACCGCCCTCGCCTGCCATCCCCACGACGGCAGCATCGTCAGCGGTGACCAGAGGGGCCACGTCCAGGTGTGGCGTTCGGAGAACCCCGAGGTGGGCCTGGTCATCCACCGAGCACCGAGCCCGGTTACGGCTCTGGCCATCAGCCCCAGCGGCGACTGGCTGGCCATCGGCGCAGAGGACGGTCAGCTGACGTTAATGAACTTGCAGGGGCTCGGTTTTACCGCCGCCCTGCGCCACGCCTGGTCGGTGCGGGCGATCGCCTTTACCCCCGACAGCCGCATGCTGGTCAGCACCAGCGCCGACGAAACCATCCGCTTCTGGTGTTTGGCGGCTACTGCCGCGCCGAGGGAGTTTCAGAAAACTGACGGACGGTAG
- a CDS encoding Ycf34 family protein: protein MCICVNCHYVDRCTTYHAVEGQHQQPHLTPSPTFEAVEPTINVNIRQRGDEIEMEWDVVGCESFAEERGKWAKLRPGELVPT from the coding sequence ATGTGCATTTGTGTGAACTGCCACTACGTCGATCGCTGCACCACCTACCACGCGGTGGAGGGGCAGCACCAGCAACCTCACCTCACCCCCTCTCCCACCTTTGAAGCGGTGGAACCCACCATCAACGTCAATATTCGCCAGCGCGGCGATGAGATCGAAATGGAGTGGGATGTGGTGGGCTGCGAGAGCTTCGCTGAGGAGCGCGGCAAGTGGGCTAAGCTGCGCCCCGGCGAGCTGGTGCCGACCTAG